TTTCCGGCGATGTGTACGTCACCCTGGGGATGATTAACTTGCTTGCGTTTTTCTTTCCAAACGGGCCTATCGCAAACAAAGCATTTTGAATAACGGTTCGGGCCTGGAAATCTGCGGCATGGGTGAATTTTGTCTTCGAGCAAACGTCTCCTGCTGCGAAGACGTTCGGGTTCGTCGTTTGCAAATGATGATCAACGGTGACACCCTGTGAGGTCGCCTCGATACCTGCTGCTTCTAAATTGAGATGTTCAATGTTTGGCGCGCGTCCAGTCGCGACAAGAAGTTGATCGACGGTCGTCGGCCCGCGACTTTCTTTTGTCAAAATTTCAATGCCTTGTTCGACACGTCCCACCCGAAGATCCTTGCATCCCAGGCAAAGTTGAACTCCCTCTCTTTCGAACTGTGTTTTCAGCAGGTCTGATGCGTCGGGATCTTCGTGCGAAAGCAACCGCTCGCTACGGTCAAAAAGAGCGACGGTGCTTCCCAGCCGGGCAAAGGTTTGCGCCATTTCGCAGCCGATCGGCCCCGCCCCAATAATGCCGAGCCGGTCTGGCAGCTCGGTCAGCGAGAAGAGGGTTTCATTGGTCAGGAAGTCGACTTGATTGAGGTTTTCGATGTCAGGAGCCTTCGCGCGAGCGCCGGTCGCGATGACGGCCTTTTTGAAACTCAATCGACCATTGGTTCCGGTTTCTGATCGAATCTCCAATGTTTGGCGATCGACAAAAGCTGCAGCTCCGAAATACACATCTACGCCAAGATCTGAAAATCGCTTGGCCGAATCGTGGGGGCTAATCTCGGCACGTAAACGTCGCATCCGTCGCATGACTTCTGCAAACCCGACATCCGTGTCTTTTACGTGGATACCAAATCTGTCGGCTTGGTGGATAGTGGCTGCGACACGGGCCGATCGAATCATTGCTTTTGATGGGACGCAGCCGACATTCAGGCAATCGCCACCCATCAATGACTTTTCGATCAATGCCACGCGAGCACCCAAGCCTGCTGCACCGGCCGCGGTGACAAGACCTGCCGTGCCCGCACCGATGACCACTAGCTGGTAGGGCAGGTCAGGTGTTGGGTTTTTCCAGTCCGCCGGATGAACGTTGTCGCGTAGTTGCTGATCAAAGTGGTCAATCAGAGGCATCGTGATCGCTTCACCGTCAGTGCCAGAACGGTCACTCATGATGTCTTCTCCTGGGTCGGCCCATTTAGTGATGCTTGCGATCGATGTTGGCGGATTCGTTTGGTAACCCAGCGTCCGACCACAGGGAACAAGCCAAGCACAGCGAAGGCGACAAAGATCCGACTCAGTTGCTGGGAACTGAAAGCCGCTGCGGCTCCCTCGTCAGCCAGCTTTTGTAAGTCAGGGACGCTCCAACCGGCGTAGACATAAACGATCGTCCCAGGAAGCATTCCGAGTTGACTGACCCACCAAAACGTTCGGGTGCGAATCGGCGTTAATCCCATCACCGCGTTGATGACAAAGAATGGAACCGCTGGGATCAGGCGAAGCGAGAAAAGGTAGAACGGCCCTTCGCGTTCAAGAGACTCGTTGAAGGATTTTAACCGCTCGCCGAATCGTTCTTCGACACTTTGCCGAAACAGGTATCGGCTTAAACTAAAAGCGATTGTTGCGCCAGCGGTGGAGGCAAAGCTGACGAGGACAATGCTTTCGAGTAATTCAAAATACCAGCCGATCGCCAGTGTCATCAGGGCCGCGCCGGGAAGCGAAAGTCCGGTCGCGATCACATAGGCCACAAAGGTGATCGCATAGACGCCAAAAGGATGTTGCGTCTGAAAGGATCGCAATTGGCTTTCTCGTTCGGCTAAACTGGTCAAGTTGACTTGGTCACCAAAAGCTACCCAAATAACAATGACCGCGACTACCAAGCCAATCGCGACGAAGAATTTCATTCGATCGGTTGACTTGTTACTCAATTCGGCTCTCAGTTGTTTCGGCGGTCAAAGCGGTTCTGGCGAGCAGAACCGCTGTTTCATCCTGTTGAATGACCAATTCAATATTTCACCTGCCAGCCAAGCATTGTCATCGACTGGCAAGATACGACGATAAGTTCACGATACCAATGTTATTCGCCCGAAAGTACAGCACTTCCATGGATCATTTTTCGACGCTGGTAAAGAAATTCGGCTCTGTGATCGTTGCCGGTTGCACGTTTTTGCTTTTCGGGATTTCAGCATGTGTGGGAAAAGCCGAGGCGAGTAGTCCACCGAATATCGTCGTCATTTTTATTGACGACATGGGTTTTGCGGACCCGAGTTGTTTCGGTAACCCGCAAATGAAGACTCCCAATATCGATCGCTTAGCGCAGGAAGGAACCAAGTTCACGAACTTTTATGTGAACTCGCCAATTTGTTCGGCTTCACGTGTGGCGTTGACAACGGGCATGTATCCGCAGCGATATCGGATTCATTCGTTTCTTGCCGCACGTGCGGCCAATCGACGTCGGTTGATGCCCGATTGGTTGGACCCGAACGTGACAACCTTGGCAAAACTGCTGCAGCAAAAGGGATACGCGACGGCGCACTTCGGTAAGTGGCACATGGGTGGCGGTCGAGACGTCGATGACGCACCGCTGCCACAAGCTTATGGATTCGACGAATCTTTGGTTTCGTTTGAAGGTTTAGGTGATCGAATTCTCTGGACCAAGACGGGGAATCAACGTCTTAGTTGGAAGCACGGGCGTGGCCAAATTCTGGACTTGCCTAAGCACAAAACCACGGAGACGTATGTTGATCACGCCATCGATTTTATCGAGCAACATCATGACTCCCCGTTCTACGTGCGAGTCTTTCCCAACGATGTGCATGACACGCACATGCCATCCGATGAGCAGCGGGCAAAGTGGGTTAACAAGTCAGCGAATCCACCCGACGTGGAATTCTTCGCCGTGCTGGATGAAATGGATCGTCAGATCGGTCGGCTGTTGGATACGATCGACCGACTGGAGTTACAGCATGAAACGCTTGTGCTTTTTACCAGCGACAACGGTCCGACCGACTGGCCGCGATACTACGAAGCGGGACATCAACCACCCGGGTTCACTGGGCCTCTGTTTGGACGAAAATGGAGCCTCTATGAAGGCGGGATCCGAATGCCGTTTATCGCTCGATGGAACGGTCATATCCAGGCAGGTAGGACGGATGATTCGACGACAATGGCCGCGATCGATTTATTGCCAACGGTCGCTTCCATCGTGGATGTCCAGTCGGATGTCCAATTCGATGGAATCGACATGTCGAAGGCATTCTTTGGAGAACCGATCCAACGCGAGTCCCCAATCTTTTGGGAATACGGAGTCCATGGAAGCATTCTTCCGGGGAATGAAAAACATGTTAGTCCCGATCTAGCCATGCGAGATGGCCCCTGGAAGCTGCTGATGAACGTCGACGGTTCAGAGGGCAAGTTGTTCAATTTGAAGGCCGACATGGGTGAAACCACCAACGTGATTGACCAACATCCCGACGTCGCCGCAGAGATGCGGCAAAAGTTGAACGATTGGTGGGGCGAGATGGCTGCGTATTACCCCAGCCAGGCAAAGCCAAATTAGCAGGCCCCCAACCCAGCAGGCCCTAACCCCGCAGGAACTGCCAAGTCGTAGAGTCACACTGACCCAAGGTGACTGCCCTGTTCGCGGTTAGGATAAACAGTCAAATCGCAGTTTTTCATCTCGTTCGAAGTGAAATGGGCTAACTTCCTAATGAAGCATGACTGATTGAAAGGAGCCCAATTTTGCGAAGCGACCTAACTGTTGCCTTTAATGCCCGTCAATCAGCTCGCTTTCACACGACGATTGTTTTGTAGGGTTACCGCGCCGTTCTACGTGCGGATACCTAAGAAGTCAGTTTTCAAGGCTGTTTGCCCCGACAGCTCAACAACGTCACTCGCAGCGGTAGGGGCATAGATGAATCAATACGCGAAAGACATCTGCACTCAGTGCATATTTCAGTCGCTCACTGAGTTGCTTGAGTACTATTCTGAAGCCGAAGTGACAGTTCAGTCGACCAGCTGCGATAGCCTTGCAGCGGTGTTCAATGAGACGATCGAATGTCCGACGATAGGATGTGAAACGATCGCATCAATGACTCGTCTGGATGGAACCCGATTCTCTGGCTCACTCACGTTGACATCGCATGCGTGCGTGATTGCTAAATTGTGCCGACAAGAATTGCAATTCGCACCGGACTGGATTGGCGAACTTGGCAATCAAATCCTGGGCCGATTCAAGAATAACCTGCTCGACTATGGCGTCGACACTCACCTGGGAATCCCGCTAACGTCACGCGGTATCCTTCTCAATAACGTGACCTGTCCCGGTGACCAGCTTGAACTGAAAGCGTCCACCAATGTTGGAAATGTGTGGGTGACGTTTGCTCTGCAGGTCGCTCAGGAAGAAAGCCGCTGGCGAAAGCTTCCACAATCTGCCGCCGCTACAGCGGGAAGTTTGCAGCTCTTCTAAAAGAACTGATCAACCAACCAATTTGGTTTGGCCATCGAATCAGTCTCGGGCCTTGATCCTCTGGGGCTGTGATCCTCTAGGGCTGTGATCCTCTAGGGCTGTGATCCTCTAGGGCTGTGATCCTCTAGGGCTGTGATCCTCTAGGGCTGTGATCCTCTAGGGCTGTGATCCTCTAGGGCTGTGATCCTCTAGGGCTGTGATCCTCTAGGGCTGGCATCTCGCACAGCCTGCTCCGGCAGCAAGCAGTGAGTCGTGCTCCCTGACGATGTCGCCCCCTGACGATGACATTGACGCGTGCTAAAAATAGCGTTGCAAAGCCATTCGATGTCAACGCTCAGTCCAAATTCTCATGACCGATCCAAATTCCTCCAGCAGTGACCTTCCTTACGATTCTTTCATTCTTGTCTCGTTCGGTGGTCCCGAGGGCCCCGATGACGTCATGCCGTTTTTGGAAAACGTGCTGAGAGGGAAAAACGTTCCTCACGAACGGATGCTGGAAGTTGCCGAGCACTACAAGGGTTTTGGTGGTGTCAGCCCCATCAATGACCAGAACCGCGAATTGCTCGCAGCGATCGAAAAGGAATTTTCGGAGCACGGAATCGACTTGCCGATCTATTGGGGAAACCGAAATTGGCATCCACTGCTTCCCGATACTTTGCGGCAAATGAAGGCGGATGGTCGAAAGCGCTCGATCGCATTCTTCACCAGCATGTTCAGCAGCTACAGCGGCTGTCGCCAATATCGCGAAAACATCGCCGACGCACAGGACGAGGTTGGTGAAGGCGCGCCAATTGTTGAAAAGGTACGAATGGGGTTCAATCACCCAGGCTTCATCGATTCAATGGTGGACGGTGTTCAAAAGTCAGTTCAACAACTGGGGACGCAGCCTTCGCAAACCAAGGTGATGTTCACCGCACATAGCATTCCTATGTCGATGGCTGACAATTGTGACTACGTCAAACAGCTTGAAGAAGCATGCCGCATTGTTGCTGAGAAGGCTGGAACGCCGGATTGGAAACTGGTCTACCAAAGTCGCAGTGGCCCACCACAACAGCCTTGGTTGGAACCGGACGTCTGCGACGAAATCGAGGCTCTCGATTCTGAGCAAAAGATCGAAAACTTAGTGATCGTGCCGATCGGTTTTATCAGCGATCATATGGAAGTGCTTTACGATCTGGATGACGAAGCGGCAAAGCTATGCCAAGATCGTGGGATCGCGATGAGCCGCGCTGCGACTGCCGGAGTTCACCCAAGTTTCGTTTCGATGATTCGACAGCTTGTCCAAGAAAGGATCGAAGGGAGCACTGAAAAGGCTTCATTAGGATCGCTCGGCCCGTGGCACGATGTTTGTCCCAAAGACTGCTGCACCTACACGCCCCGGCGTCCCCAACGCCCCTAGTTTGCAGGGACCCTAGTTTGCAGGGACCCTGGCATACAGCGACCTTGACTCAGATGCTGGTTCTCAGCAAGTCTGCCAACCGTTCAACCTGAGCGAGGTCGTTGTAGGCCTGCATTGACACTCGCAAAATCGGAGTGTCGTTGGGGCCCATGAACGTTGGGACTTCGATCCGATGTTTGTCGAAGAGATGTTTCTGAAAGGTGGCCAAGTCGCTCGATGAGCTAAACTTGTCTTTCGCTAGGGTCACCGCAGCCATCGATCCGACCATCGGTTCGGGAGTGGCCGCTTCTGCGCCGAGTGCGTCATTCATGATCTTTCTGGCCTGGATGGCGCAGTCATGGTTTCGATCCATTAACTGCGGCAGTCCACCTGGGAAAAGCGTGCCCAGGAAATCAAGAGCGGCAGGCACGGCAAGAATCGGTGTCACATCGTATGTTCCTGGCCAATCGAATTCCGCATGGAAACGGCTTCGTCTATCGCTTTGTTTATTGGCGCCGTGGCTGATCACGGTGGGGCGAACTTCTTGATGCAAGGACTTGTCCACATATAAGAACCCCGACGCTTTCGGGGCACAGATCCATTTGTGGTGATTCGCGGTGTAGTAATCTGCACCAAGTTGCCGCAGGTCGATCGGAATCATCCCCGGAGCATGTGCCCCATCGACCAGAATGCGTGTTTTGTTTTCGTGAGCAAGTTCGACCAAGCGTTCCAGTGGAAAGACGATCGCAGTAGGACTTGTGACATGGTCAACAACCAGCAGCCGAGTGCGTTCGGTTAGGACCGCCGCAACGCTTTGGATAACGTCGTCTTCATGCTGCAGTGGGAACGGTATCTGAGCCACTCGCACGACCGCACCAATGGTCTCTGCTGCGAATCGGATCGCATTGTTACATGCGTTGTAACCATGGTTGGTGATCACAATTTCGTCGCCCGGCTGCAGTTTCAGCGACCGAACAACGGCGTTGACTCCATCAGTTGCGTTTCGAACGAAGACCAGGGATTCATCTTCACATCCGACTAGGTCCGACACGACAGCGCGAACGTGATCGAGTTTGGGCTCTAGGTCACGTTCTGGCGCAAGGAACTCAATCGGATCACGTTCGAGCTGTTCAATATAGCCAATACGAGCTTGCAAAACCGTTGTGGGGGTGGCCCCAAAGGACCCATGGTTCAGGTAGTCAATTTCGGGATTCAGTTGCCAGTGTTGTCGCATCGCATTGAAATCAGAGGAGCCATCGAACGTCCATCCTGTAAGACCAATACGCTACGACGATTAAACAATCGAATCAATCTGGCATCACTCAATGTGGGGCTCGCTGCATTAATCGCGATGACTGCGGTCGATATTGGTCCCACCTTGGCAACCTAGTCCCTTGATGAACCAGAGCTCCGCATGCCTTTGGAAGGTGGGCTAAAATCCAGCCTGGAACACCCTTCGACCGCGTTGGTTTTCTCGCGATTGGTGCAGTCGTGATGTCAGAATGGCGAAGGCGCCGGACTTGCCGGTGGTAATTGCCAAGCCAATTCCAAGTGATGCGATACCAGATGCAATCGGCCAGTTCAATCGGTAAAGCCGACCGTTGCGATGACCTTGGTATGACAAAGCCGTGATGCACAGACAGAGATTCAGCAAGGCAACTCCCAGCCATGCTCGCCGTCTTACCCAATATGCGTACGCGACGCAGAGGATCGCCATGGCTAAAACGATCGATGCCATTGCGTAACGACTTGGTAGGCTTGCTTGATATGCCAATGCAAGGCCGCCACAGCTAACCAAGCACGCTCCGACAACACGCAAGGCTTCGGCAAACGCACCTTCGTAGATCGCACCGACGATCAATATGACCACCGTTAGGTAAACGCTACCGAGTATTAGTGCTTCGGTCGTGTACCCAATGCTGCGTCCCGCGATTGCGACCGTGATCGCCATCGATACGCCGTGTAACAACCAGATCCATTCGGGGCGACGTGATCGAAATGCGATTGCGAACCAGCAACCCGCTGCCAAGGCAAACAGGACCCAGCGATCAACGCCAACGGTGATAAGCCACTGGGGGATAGTCGCGACAGCACCCAGTAGTGACAGGGTTAGTGGGACCCCAATGATTGCTCCTCGCAATCCGCGAATGGCGTAGTAGGCATAGAGAGCCGTGACCACAAGGCCCGAGATGCCGATCGCAGAACCGGCGTAAAGCTGCAAGCTGTCCTTGATTGGAAGTTGTGTTTGACCCGAATTGGCACTTCCGCAAACTAGCAGCACTGGTGTCACGTAGAGAGCAAACTGGAGCAGGCCTTTGTAGGAATTGGCCAAGCCCGACTCGACACAGAGAACCAGTGCTGCGGCAGCAATCGGTAGCAGCAGAAATGGTTCAAAGCTTCCCACAGTTCCATAGAAACCGAATGACATCCAGATCGCATGCGACCGGACTCCGGCTAGCACGTACATCACGATAAATGCCGAAAGCGGATAAAGTGGCCATGACCAGGGCGTACCGTTATTTGCAGTCGATCGGTTTGCTTGGCGTATCGCGGGGATCAGCAATAGCATGCTGACTGCGATCCCAATCGAAAACAACACCGCGCCCCAATTGGCAAGCGGGTCGTTTCGTTCGGCGACCGCTCGTCCGAGTATCAGTGGCGCGCCGATCAGGATCAGAAAGTAGGCGTAGTATGCCAAGCGATACCAACGCCTCAGTCGAATGCGGCACGCCAACAAAGTGGACTCTGTAATCGCAGCGACCGCAATGGCTGCCAGTGCGGCAAATAGCGACGCGTTTGCTCGATCCCAAATGCTCAGCTCATCGAAGCTTGTTGTCATCGCGATCAAGCTGATGATCACCACGATAAAAATCGATCTCGCATCATCCCAGACCTTTGCGATCCGAACGACACCGACGCAAACGAGTGCCATCAAGATCCCATAGGCTAGGATTCCGCCTCCCATCATGATCGTTTTTTCAAGAAGGCTTTCGCCGGTTGCGACGAGACTTTGGCAACCATAGATGACCAGCAAGCAGCTAATCAGGTAGAAGGGGTTTTGGTTGTAGAGAAACCGAACGAACGCAGGCTTTGACTTTTGGGTCGGTACCGCTTCCTCCGGTGTGTTTGGCTCCTTTGGTGAACAGTCATGCCTGAGCTGGTTCTCTGGTGGGCTGTTTTCAGGCTGCCCGTGCTCGGATTCACTAACCATCACAACTCCCCGCGAAAAGATGAGTAGACCGATAGCGGCGGCAACATGGTCGCCGATCGAATTTAGGAGTGCGATGATGTTCACCACCCGCGGGAAGCATGCAAAGGTGGACATCAATCTCGCGATCCCGTCTATACGGGACGAGGCGAGGCTAGGTTCATTGAAGTTTTATATGGCCGATCCGTTGAAGTCGCGTGAGGCACAAACATTGACGCGTTGGTCCATGCCGTTGTCAATTTTGATTTGCTGATAGGGGCTGGGTGACCAAAGCTCGGGTAGCAAGTGGTATCGAAAGCCAGCTTCAGACAGAACTGCGAGCAACTCATGCAAGGTCTGCTGCTGATCAGCAAAGCCGTGGTACTCGACAAACAGATTGCGAACCTTGTCAAGTTTTGATGCGGCTTCTTTCAAGACTTCCGTTTCGGCGCCTTCGATATCCAGTTTCAAGAAATCAATCGGTGAGTCTGATTGTTCGATCAGTTCGGAAAGCTGAGCCGAGTTGATCGCTATTGTATTTGTCTGCTTTTGATCTGTTTGCTGACCGGCGTCGTTTTGTAGTAGGTGTCCCGCATCATCGCCTGTGGAACAAAATGATAGTGGTCCGCCCGTCTTGGAAACCGCCGATTGAAGTAGCGTGACATTCGCCGCTCCGTCGCAGTTTTGTTTTAGGGTTTCAAAAATAGCCGGGTCGGGTTCGATCGCCAGAATCTTTGGCGATTCATATCGTGACAGCCAATAACGTACGGCGATACCAATGTTGGCGCCGCAGTCGATAATGACGGGAGATTCATGGCCGCATCGAAAGTCATAAAGCTTTTGCAAAAAGATTGCGTGCCAAGCAGAGTAGGCTGACGCACCGTCGACATAAGTCAGCTCGTGACCAGCGACTCGGACCGTTCCTAGGGTCCAACGCGATCGATGAAGAACGCGATGCATGCGCAAGCTTTCACCGCTAAGCGATTCGCCCGTGCGCAAACGCAGCGCGTTGTAGAGATAGTCGATAAGGAACATGGGTAAGCCCAATCAGCCTCGTTGAGAGCCCCGTGTTTTACGTCGTATCGACCGAAGGAACCCAGCGACGCCTTGCAGTAGTCCCATCACGAAGTGCACAGGATCGCCAACGCCAAACCAATAGCGGGCGCAAAACCGGTCTGCGTCTTCATGCTGCGAAACGTTATTAGGATGGGTCAGTGGGAATTCCATTGTGTGGCGTTTGGGAACGCGAGAGTCTGAACCGGTGGTGTTGGATGCGTCGGACCCGAATCCGATGTTTTGCACCAAGTTGACTTGTGGCGTGATCGTTAGCATTCGGTGCTTCCAGACGGTAAACGTCCAGCGATAGTCCCAAGCCGTAATCTTTCCTTCGCGGCAACGTTGGAATATCGTCTTCCAGTATCGTGTTTCGCCAGGACGAGTTGCGAAACTCTGGATCACGTCATCGTCAGACTTTCCAGTGGGGCATGATAGATTGTGGTCGTAAAGTGTCCAGGCACGACGCCATGTCGCCCATCCCCAGCAATGATTGAATTTTGAAAAGTAGTAACTGCAGTCACCGCGGCGCTGGTTGTTTTGGAAGTTGTCGCCTGTGATAACGGCGATCCGTTCGTCGCTTTCGTAACGTTTGCCGAGTTCTTCGCAAAACGGAAAAAAACTAGCGTCCGCCAAACAATCGTCTTCCAGGATGATCCCAAAGTCGACGTGTTCGAAAAACCAATTGATCGCGGTGTAAACGCCATCTTGGCAGCCAAGGTTTTCATCGCGATAGAGACGGCGGACTTGACAATCCCAGTCGACGTTTTCGGTTACCTTCCGGGTCAATTCACATTGTGCCACGTCGCTAGCGTGATCAGCACGAGGACCATCGGCAGCAATGAACAACTGACTTGGGCGTACCGAACGAATCATCTGAAAAGTTCGATCGGTCGTTTCTGGTCGGTTGAAGACAAGTAGAAGGATCGGAACATCCATCAGTTCATTGGCCCAGGCAAATTACTTTCGCCAAGTCGAGAAAGTTGGCTGTTTGTCATTGGCGGCGGTAAAGCTTGTTGGCGTAGACTCGAGTTTTCCAAATGTGCTCCCAGCGATAACCATGTGTCTGCAGCATTTGGTCGATTCGTTCTTCGTTTGACTGGCGAACCTCGACTAAGATCCAATCGATGTTGGTTTTGGTAAAGTCGATTCCGCTGAGAACTTCAAGTTCGTAGCCTTCGACATCCAATGAGAAAAAGTCGATGTGAGTTAGGTTTGATTCGTCAAGAATACTTTGCAGCGTCCGAGCTGTAACTTTGATTGCCGCTTCTGCTTCAAGGTGTTGCACGTCTCGGCCGGTGTCGACGTGTTCCCGTATGGTGGCTTCGTCGATGACGCCATCATTGACAACGCTCATCAGGCCTGCCTGCTCCAAGACGACGTGGCTGTCTGGGTAGCCATCACGGACCAGGGCAGCATTGAAAACGGCTGAACTACTGCGGTTGCGACGGCAAGCTTCGGCGAGTGACGGACTCGGCTCGATCAGCAGTCCGGTCCAGCCAAGAACTTTTTCAAGATAGTACGTGTTGCTCTGCGAGATGCCATTGTTGGCACCCGCTTCGATGAATGTCCCGTTTCGCTTTCGGTCGAAAATGTCGATCAGCCGGATGTCTAGGTAATCCAGGGCAACCGAGTTGATCGCCCTCAGCCCTAGGCGGTGGCATAGCGGCATCGCGATCTTTTCGTAAACAGGACGCAGTATCGAGACGACACGCTGACGAAAGGTTCTTTTAGCCACGGCGAAGTGCCCGATGGATCGACGTCAGTGGACAAAGGAAAAATGATCGGACAAGCATCATGGCGAGGGGGCGTCCTTTCGGGGTCAAGCAGATGCCCAGGGAAGAAATCGCATAGCCGATAACGGTTGCCCATGCGGCACCAAAGCCACCAAAACTTGGGATCAGCCATGCGTTCAACCCCAAATTAACTGACATTCCGATCAGCAGCACTGCTAACAACGGCCGTTGGAAGCGACCGAGGTCAACGAGAGGTTGAATCGCAACGCCGATAAATACAAATGGCAACGAACAGGCGTGGATCTTGAATACCTCGCAGCTGAGGCGATAGCCTTCGCCAAACAGCATCAAGATAAAGATCGGCATAACGAAATAGGCGATTCCCAGGGAGCACCATGTGACGATCGCAATCAAGTTCAAGAACGATTGGTATTCATTGCGAAAGGCTTCAGCGTCTTGCTTGTGTCGCAATGACAATGTCGGAAACAGAGATGACTGCAGTGAAACGGGGATGAAGTACCACAGAGCGGACATGCTGGCCGCGACCGAGTAGGTCCCTGCTTCTTCCGGGGTCTTCAACCAGCGAAGCATCGATAGATCAGCGTTCATATAGAGCGTGACGGCAATACCACTGATCGCTAATGGCCAGCACTCGGCTACCAGTTCACGTAACCGCGAAATCTTGGGCATGCACAGTGTTGGCAGTTGTCCAAGTTTAGCGAGTACCGCAAATAGGCTGAGACCAACACCGATCGAAAATA
The Stieleria sp. JC731 genome window above contains:
- a CDS encoding flippase encodes the protein MTAHSISDRHQELRSRVPSNLAWLFFGKGVAVLDSVIIGAIVARYLGPSQLGILSYAASLLAIALPFLTFGFDRILVRDFVQAPNRRDADFWLAVIFRLVLVCVVAAGGAALLHSGTIEFSSPQEYRVLLITLLGLLAVPLSVPVLLLESMVLSKWNVWVTNLWVLLAALIRGVLVFCSAPLEAFAVTQVLFSIGVGLSLFAVLAKLGQLPTLCMPKISRLRELVAECWPLAISGIAVTLYMNADLSMLRWLKTPEEAGTYSVAASMSALWYFIPVSLQSSLFPTLSLRHKQDAEAFRNEYQSFLNLIAIVTWCSLGIAYFVMPIFILMLFGEGYRLSCEVFKIHACSLPFVFIGVAIQPLVDLGRFQRPLLAVLLIGMSVNLGLNAWLIPSFGGFGAAWATVIGYAISSLGICLTPKGRPLAMMLVRSFFLCPLTSIHRALRRG
- a CDS encoding FkbM family methyltransferase, whose translation is MAKRTFRQRVVSILRPVYEKIAMPLCHRLGLRAINSVALDYLDIRLIDIFDRKRNGTFIEAGANNGISQSNTYYLEKVLGWTGLLIEPSPSLAEACRRNRSSSAVFNAALVRDGYPDSHVVLEQAGLMSVVNDGVIDEATIREHVDTGRDVQHLEAEAAIKVTARTLQSILDESNLTHIDFFSLDVEGYELEVLSGIDFTKTNIDWILVEVRQSNEERIDQMLQTHGYRWEHIWKTRVYANKLYRRQ